One region of Bosea vaviloviae genomic DNA includes:
- a CDS encoding ABC transporter ATP-binding protein → MSVRVEGLTKSFGALRAIDDLSVTFQSGKISVLLGASGCGKTTTLRCIAGLETPDGGEILIENEAVYASARGVDQPPEKRRLGMVFQSYAIWPHLTVAGNVSMPLQAQKVPKDEIARRVKETLAIVGLSDQAEKSAMKLSGGQQQRVSIARCLVGNPRLILMDEPLSNLDAKLRVEMRQEIRHLQERISATILFVTHDQEEAMSLGDEIFLFDKGRVVQQGPPEDLYFRPVVRYVAEFLGKANLFNVAIRPDKDGASVAALPSGEVITRGSIQGGATEREALCMVRPESWRVSCGGEAGLPALVREVMFVGDRRELRVDTSIGAQIVVTYGYQRFSVGDRLSLTVAPDLAHLFEAQA, encoded by the coding sequence ATGAGCGTTCGAGTTGAAGGACTGACCAAATCATTCGGGGCCCTGCGCGCGATCGATGATCTGAGCGTGACGTTTCAGTCCGGCAAGATTTCCGTGCTGCTGGGCGCCAGCGGCTGCGGCAAGACGACGACATTGCGCTGCATCGCTGGGCTGGAGACCCCCGACGGGGGCGAGATCCTGATCGAGAACGAGGCGGTCTACGCATCGGCTCGCGGTGTGGACCAGCCGCCCGAGAAGCGTCGGCTGGGCATGGTCTTCCAGTCCTACGCGATCTGGCCGCATTTGACCGTAGCGGGCAATGTGTCGATGCCGCTTCAGGCGCAGAAGGTGCCGAAGGATGAGATCGCCAGGCGCGTCAAGGAGACACTCGCGATTGTCGGCCTCAGCGACCAGGCCGAGAAGAGTGCGATGAAACTGTCGGGGGGACAGCAGCAGCGCGTCTCGATCGCGCGCTGTCTCGTCGGCAATCCCCGTCTCATCCTGATGGACGAGCCTCTCAGCAACCTCGACGCCAAGCTGCGTGTCGAGATGCGTCAGGAGATCCGGCATCTCCAGGAGCGGATTAGCGCCACGATCCTGTTCGTGACCCACGACCAGGAAGAGGCGATGTCGTTAGGCGATGAGATCTTCCTCTTCGACAAGGGGCGCGTCGTTCAGCAGGGGCCTCCAGAGGATCTCTACTTCCGTCCTGTCGTTCGTTACGTGGCCGAATTCCTCGGGAAGGCCAATCTCTTCAATGTTGCGATCCGGCCTGACAAGGACGGCGCCAGCGTTGCAGCCTTGCCTTCCGGCGAGGTCATCACGCGAGGCAGCATTCAGGGCGGCGCCACGGAGCGGGAGGCCCTCTGCATGGTCCGTCCCGAATCGTGGAGGGTCTCTTGTGGAGGGGAAGCCGGCCTGCCGGCCCTCGTCCGAGAGGTGATGTTTGTCGGAGATCGCCGGGAACTCCGCGTCGACACATCCATCGGGGCCCAGATCGTCGTGACTTATGGCTACCAGCGCTTCTCCGTCGGCGACCGTCTGTCGCTGACCGTCGCGCCTGACCTGGCTCACCTCTTCGAGGCGCAGGCCTGA
- a CDS encoding SDR family NAD(P)-dependent oxidoreductase — MSISGNLTDLAGQTAIVTGGARGLGLGIAQRLAVAGCHVALWDVNFSSFDGDNAGFVPILEQKVDVSDAAAVDVAFAEVVAKAGQVEILVNNAGINGPIHAVSDYPIEAWQRVLAIDLNGVFHGCRSAVPHMRERGYGRIVNVASIAGKEGNPGGSAYAAAKGGVIAFSKSLAKELATSGILVNCIAPTMAETELLQEMTPEFIATIRSKIPMARFLRIEEVAEMVAWIASPACSFTTGFTFDLTGGRATY; from the coding sequence ATGTCCATCTCCGGCAACCTGACAGATCTCGCCGGCCAAACGGCCATCGTGACCGGCGGTGCGCGAGGCTTGGGTCTCGGCATCGCCCAGAGATTGGCCGTCGCCGGCTGCCACGTGGCGCTGTGGGATGTCAATTTCAGCAGCTTCGATGGCGACAATGCCGGTTTCGTCCCTATCCTGGAGCAGAAGGTCGATGTCTCGGACGCTGCCGCTGTCGATGTCGCCTTCGCCGAAGTCGTCGCCAAGGCTGGCCAGGTCGAGATTCTGGTGAACAACGCCGGAATCAACGGCCCGATCCACGCAGTGTCGGACTACCCCATCGAAGCGTGGCAGAGGGTACTCGCGATCGATCTCAATGGCGTCTTCCATGGCTGCCGGAGCGCCGTCCCCCATATGCGCGAAAGGGGATATGGTCGGATCGTCAACGTGGCATCGATCGCCGGCAAGGAAGGTAACCCCGGTGGCAGTGCTTACGCTGCCGCAAAGGGCGGCGTCATCGCGTTCAGCAAGTCTCTCGCCAAGGAACTCGCCACGTCAGGCATCCTGGTGAACTGCATCGCGCCGACCATGGCCGAGACCGAGCTCCTCCAGGAGATGACGCCAGAATTCATCGCGACCATCCGCTCCAAGATCCCGATGGCCAGGTTCCTCCGGATCGAAGAGGTGGCCGAGATGGTCGCCTGGATCGCAAGCCCCGCCTGCAGCTTCACGACGGGCTTCACATTCGACCTGACGGGCGGCCGCGCGACGTACTGA
- a CDS encoding helix-turn-helix transcriptional regulator, protein MTLLQSGSVYEEGCLGVIANIGRDTFPASAFACLRHVAQADMFSAFVKTDAGRVDLICADGVGANQTSPVGLSLRYANEYWRRDPMMDIRVPAGESVTLRQSWSNIPDRDYRSICYLHPRVIERISTCIQRDKDVIFLNIYRREASGCFADDELERFHRVAKAVATCVGSHERLMRLEALALRPSQAATERALRAADPRLSVREAEVCAGILRGDAIKEIANKVSLELSSVITYKKRAFHKLNISTRRELQEIYERGLKRTLIFDE, encoded by the coding sequence GTGACCTTGCTTCAATCAGGAAGCGTCTACGAAGAAGGGTGCTTGGGCGTCATTGCGAATATTGGTCGCGATACGTTCCCTGCGAGCGCTTTCGCCTGCCTTCGCCATGTGGCCCAAGCGGACATGTTCTCAGCCTTCGTCAAAACGGACGCTGGTCGAGTGGACCTGATCTGCGCCGATGGCGTCGGAGCCAATCAGACGAGCCCGGTCGGCCTTTCCTTGCGATACGCCAATGAGTATTGGCGGCGTGATCCCATGATGGACATTCGCGTTCCGGCTGGGGAAAGCGTCACGCTGCGTCAGTCTTGGTCGAACATTCCCGATCGCGACTACAGAAGCATCTGCTACCTCCACCCCCGGGTCATCGAACGGATCTCGACCTGCATCCAGCGTGACAAGGACGTCATCTTCCTGAATATCTACCGTCGGGAGGCGAGCGGTTGCTTCGCGGACGACGAGCTCGAACGCTTCCATCGGGTGGCGAAGGCCGTCGCAACCTGCGTCGGCAGTCATGAACGCCTCATGAGGCTGGAAGCACTCGCGCTGAGGCCCTCGCAAGCCGCGACCGAGCGCGCGCTTCGGGCTGCCGATCCTCGCCTGAGCGTCCGGGAGGCCGAGGTCTGCGCAGGCATCTTGCGCGGCGATGCAATCAAGGAAATCGCCAACAAGGTGTCGCTCGAGCTCAGCAGCGTCATCACCTACAAGAAGCGAGCGTTCCATAAACTGAACATCTCGACCCGCCGTGAGCTGCAGGAGATTTACGAGCGAGGCCTGAAACGAACGCTGATTTTCGATGAATGA
- a CDS encoding MBL fold metallo-hydrolase, with protein MVAFASTADIANQTARIVEFAEGVYGYVSQHDPNCGFVVGDEYVLVIDTRATPAAARAWIADIRTVTDKPIRYAFLTHYHAVRAMGASAFGDAAIVASKATGALLTERGQGDFEAEMQRMPRLFEGFEEIPGLTEPHILFDEEVTIKVGRRSIHLMHIGRGHTAGDSICWIPDCGVLFGGDLIENRTGIYCGDAYIRDWLQTLERLRAFAPKVLVPGRGAPLTTLQAVSDAVDSHKNFLVTLLRTVQLGLDKGADLPGCYRLAREKITPLYGDWPVYDHILPFGVARAYDELRGLQHPQIWTPERDQALWKAVHPGGKSS; from the coding sequence ATGGTCGCCTTCGCCTCAACAGCCGACATCGCCAACCAGACGGCCCGGATCGTCGAATTCGCCGAAGGCGTCTATGGCTATGTAAGCCAGCACGATCCCAACTGCGGCTTCGTCGTGGGCGACGAGTATGTCCTCGTCATCGACACTCGCGCGACACCAGCGGCCGCGCGGGCATGGATCGCAGACATCCGCACCGTCACGGACAAGCCGATCCGATACGCGTTCCTGACCCATTATCACGCCGTCCGGGCAATGGGGGCCTCCGCCTTCGGCGATGCCGCGATCGTGGCAAGCAAGGCCACCGGCGCCCTCTTGACCGAACGCGGCCAGGGCGACTTCGAGGCAGAGATGCAGCGCATGCCCCGGCTTTTCGAGGGCTTCGAGGAAATACCCGGCCTAACCGAGCCCCATATCCTGTTCGACGAGGAAGTGACAATCAAGGTGGGCCGACGGAGCATCCACCTGATGCATATCGGCAGGGGCCACACTGCAGGCGACTCGATCTGCTGGATCCCCGACTGTGGCGTGCTCTTCGGCGGCGATCTCATCGAGAACCGCACGGGCATCTATTGCGGTGATGCCTATATCCGCGACTGGCTTCAGACGTTGGAGCGGCTGCGAGCCTTCGCCCCGAAGGTCCTCGTGCCCGGGCGTGGCGCACCCCTCACGACCCTCCAGGCCGTGAGCGACGCGGTCGACAGCCACAAGAACTTTCTGGTTACGCTGCTGCGGACCGTCCAGTTGGGCCTCGACAAGGGGGCGGATCTGCCGGGCTGCTACCGGCTGGCGCGGGAGAAAATCACGCCTCTCTACGGTGACTGGCCGGTCTACGACCATATTCTCCCCTTCGGCGTAGCGCGCGCCTACGACGAGCTCCGCGGTCTGCAGCACCCACAGATCTGGACGCCTGAGAGAGATCAGGCGCTGTGGAAGGCTGTCCATCCCGGCGGGAAATCGTCATGA
- a CDS encoding ABC transporter substrate-binding protein — protein sequence MIAAAEKEGQIVVYGDPFTVPLLLKAFSAKYPKIKVTSATGDGWQIYNRFVAENAANRPLMDVMYQAEDTVITAKTSGYLANFTSSEAGSLTKLGLPAGGGYVRGNGNLIMFAYNHEAMAKKPLPKDWTDYINPPAEWEGLGAMSNPGSSSATFATVAALYQTFGAEKGGAILKGFRSAKGELNPSMGVMATKLQTGERPLDFFNITTAVSGIIAKGAPVTMAVPASGGVAQFNAIGISAKAPNPNAARLLADFALTAEMQTVFSEAGVYPVRTGVASPKGLPVLTEVKLMDLDLEKALKDRETILNWWATSTGFSYR from the coding sequence TTGATCGCCGCAGCCGAAAAGGAAGGACAGATCGTCGTTTATGGCGACCCCTTCACCGTTCCGTTGCTGCTGAAGGCATTCAGCGCCAAATATCCGAAGATCAAAGTCACTTCGGCGACTGGCGACGGGTGGCAGATCTATAACCGCTTCGTGGCCGAGAATGCGGCCAACCGGCCGCTGATGGACGTCATGTACCAGGCGGAAGACACCGTCATCACCGCCAAGACGTCCGGGTATCTCGCCAACTTCACCAGCAGCGAAGCGGGCAGTCTGACCAAGCTCGGCCTTCCTGCTGGCGGTGGTTACGTTCGCGGCAACGGCAACCTCATCATGTTCGCCTACAACCACGAGGCCATGGCCAAGAAGCCGCTGCCCAAGGACTGGACTGACTACATCAACCCACCAGCGGAATGGGAGGGTTTGGGCGCGATGTCGAACCCCGGCTCGTCCTCAGCGACATTCGCCACGGTCGCTGCGCTCTACCAAACCTTCGGCGCGGAAAAGGGAGGCGCTATCCTGAAAGGCTTCCGAAGCGCCAAAGGCGAACTGAACCCGTCGATGGGCGTCATGGCGACGAAGCTCCAGACGGGCGAACGGCCGCTCGATTTCTTCAACATCACCACAGCGGTCTCGGGCATCATCGCCAAGGGGGCGCCCGTCACGATGGCCGTGCCGGCATCCGGCGGCGTCGCCCAGTTCAACGCCATCGGCATCAGCGCCAAAGCTCCCAACCCGAACGCGGCCCGTCTGCTGGCGGACTTCGCACTGACGGCCGAGATGCAAACGGTCTTCTCCGAGGCTGGCGTTTATCCGGTGAGGACCGGCGTCGCCTCGCCCAAGGGCTTGCCCGTCCTGACCGAGGTCAAGCTGATGGATCTGGATCTCGAAAAGGCTCTGAAGGACCGCGAGACCATCCTGAACTGGTGGGCGACCAGTACGGGCTTCAGCTACCGCTGA
- a CDS encoding sugar phosphate isomerase/epimerase family protein, which yields MKVHAMRKAIDLRQVSVANLTIGRISPVEFIEKAAAAGFGAVGLLMMSATAQPLQHEMVGRPDMMRAVKAALAAHDMRVFDIEAFILSPQTDFERMRPALAAGAELGATHISSIGTEFIGNRVFLDPVQRVDLFGRLCDEAAQFDLHVGVEFMLYRDIQTYEEALAIIEAAGRSNAGLILDVLHIQRAKTTPADLAKIPAHRVAYAQLCDAPDRSPTLEELPVEARTSRLHLGDGIIPLGEILDLLSDGTPLVIETPVASEAAWSVEARLMAAAKNAETFFQEQLTQA from the coding sequence GTGAAAGTCCATGCGATGAGAAAAGCCATCGATCTGCGCCAAGTCTCGGTTGCCAACCTTACGATCGGGCGCATCAGCCCGGTCGAGTTCATCGAGAAGGCCGCTGCAGCCGGGTTCGGAGCGGTCGGCCTGCTCATGATGAGCGCGACGGCGCAACCGCTTCAGCACGAGATGGTCGGTCGTCCCGACATGATGAGGGCGGTGAAGGCGGCATTGGCCGCTCATGACATGCGCGTCTTCGACATCGAAGCCTTCATCCTGTCCCCGCAGACGGATTTCGAGCGGATGCGCCCGGCTCTCGCCGCCGGAGCAGAACTGGGCGCGACTCATATTTCGTCCATCGGCACCGAATTCATCGGCAACCGCGTGTTTCTGGATCCCGTGCAGCGCGTCGATCTCTTCGGCCGCCTCTGCGACGAGGCGGCGCAGTTTGACCTCCATGTAGGCGTCGAGTTCATGCTTTACCGCGACATCCAGACCTATGAGGAGGCCCTCGCCATTATCGAGGCAGCCGGTCGATCCAATGCCGGCCTCATCCTCGACGTGCTGCACATCCAACGCGCGAAGACGACGCCCGCCGATCTCGCCAAGATTCCGGCACACCGCGTGGCTTACGCCCAGTTGTGCGATGCCCCCGACCGCTCTCCCACGCTCGAAGAACTGCCTGTCGAGGCACGCACCTCACGACTTCATTTGGGTGACGGGATTATACCGCTCGGCGAGATTCTTGACCTCCTGTCTGACGGCACGCCGCTTGTGATCGAAACGCCCGTCGCGTCCGAGGCTGCCTGGTCGGTCGAGGCGCGACTCATGGCTGCGGCCAAGAACGCCGAGACCTTCTTCCAGGAACAGCTGACGCAGGCCTGA
- a CDS encoding VOC family protein: protein MSDLPPIKGLYHFSFPCRDAEETRAFYEDLLGLPLVNFMQADKVPSTGEEKPYAHMFFEMRDGSYIAFFDLCENAMPEPSPNTPDWVMHFAVEVPTVDDVLAMKARLQAKGIDVKGLVDHDFIQSIYFFDPNGLRLEVTTRTEQPGVIEEARRTAHGQITAWSRFKEKRLGAAARA, encoded by the coding sequence ATGTCAGACCTTCCGCCGATCAAGGGCCTGTATCATTTCTCATTCCCCTGTCGGGACGCAGAGGAAACCCGAGCCTTCTACGAGGACTTGCTCGGCCTCCCGCTCGTCAACTTCATGCAGGCTGACAAGGTGCCAAGCACCGGGGAGGAGAAGCCGTACGCCCATATGTTCTTCGAGATGCGGGACGGGTCCTACATCGCGTTCTTCGACCTCTGCGAGAATGCGATGCCGGAACCGTCGCCGAACACTCCCGACTGGGTCATGCATTTCGCGGTCGAGGTCCCGACCGTCGACGACGTCCTCGCCATGAAGGCGCGCCTGCAGGCCAAGGGTATCGACGTGAAGGGTCTCGTCGATCACGACTTCATCCAGTCGATCTACTTCTTCGATCCCAATGGCCTGCGCCTGGAAGTGACGACGCGTACCGAACAGCCGGGCGTCATCGAGGAGGCTAGGCGAACCGCCCACGGCCAGATCACAGCATGGAGCCGTTTCAAGGAAAAACGACTGGGTGCCGCCGCGAGGGCCTAA
- a CDS encoding ABC transporter permease, whose product MVLAVFSLLPLIALVVRGFVETEGGRLVLTFSAVKTVMSQSGYWFAAWNTVVVSIGSMILAAVIGVILAWCLVRTNVPFARLLEQLATMPIFIPPFIGAFAWVLIGAPRIGLFNLPTRGLGLGEPLDIYTYTGLIWTIGIYIAPYVMMIVASALRNMDPSLEEAAQVAGLSRVRTMFQITLPVVAPSILSGSVLAFVISIGLFGTPVLLGMTKEIYLVTARIYLELQQFPPSFGIVAVLAIYLMVLSVIANLLQSWALRGRSFVTVTGKGFRPRIIQLATGRYVVAGIIWLYLLLTVVGPIIIIIAASVSTYTWSGRFTWNNIAFLWESEDVRSTLWNSLFITILAASATTILGLIVSWITARTRMRGRQFLEHVVLLPMSVPSLAFALGVSFFWLWFPWSVYGTVWIIIIGLIGRYISYSVRSITSSLIQIHPELEESARISGFGWGSTMWRVTLPLVLPAIISSWVMVYSIFISELSMVLPLYTTSSRTLSILSFDTWAVGEFSLVASLSLLQLLLGVGVMWFVTHITKQRQIAAT is encoded by the coding sequence ATGGTCCTGGCTGTCTTCTCCCTGTTGCCCCTGATCGCTCTCGTTGTCCGCGGCTTCGTCGAGACCGAGGGCGGGCGCCTTGTCCTCACATTTAGCGCCGTCAAGACGGTCATGAGCCAGTCCGGCTATTGGTTCGCCGCTTGGAACACGGTCGTCGTCTCGATCGGATCCATGATCCTCGCCGCCGTGATCGGTGTCATCCTGGCCTGGTGCTTGGTGCGCACCAACGTGCCTTTCGCGCGGCTGCTGGAACAGCTCGCGACGATGCCGATCTTCATCCCGCCCTTCATCGGCGCCTTCGCATGGGTCTTGATCGGCGCCCCGCGGATCGGCTTGTTCAATCTGCCGACCAGGGGGCTTGGGCTGGGCGAGCCGCTCGATATCTACACCTATACGGGCCTCATCTGGACGATTGGCATCTACATCGCGCCCTATGTGATGATGATCGTGGCTTCGGCGCTGCGCAACATGGATCCAAGCCTCGAGGAGGCAGCGCAGGTCGCCGGCCTCAGCCGTGTGCGGACCATGTTCCAGATCACGCTTCCCGTCGTTGCGCCATCAATCCTGTCGGGCTCGGTGCTCGCCTTCGTGATCAGCATCGGCCTGTTCGGCACGCCCGTCCTCCTCGGGATGACGAAGGAAATCTACCTCGTCACGGCGCGGATTTATCTCGAACTACAACAGTTTCCGCCGAGCTTCGGTATCGTCGCCGTGCTCGCGATTTACCTGATGGTTCTCTCTGTCATCGCCAACCTCCTTCAGAGCTGGGCCCTGCGTGGGCGATCCTTCGTCACTGTGACGGGCAAAGGATTCCGGCCGCGCATCATCCAGCTGGCCACGGGGCGCTATGTCGTCGCGGGCATCATCTGGCTCTACTTGCTGCTGACGGTGGTCGGACCGATCATCATCATCATTGCGGCATCCGTCTCGACCTACACCTGGTCGGGAAGGTTTACTTGGAACAACATCGCCTTCCTCTGGGAATCAGAGGATGTGCGCTCCACTCTTTGGAACAGCCTCTTCATCACGATTCTCGCCGCGAGCGCGACCACGATTCTCGGCTTGATCGTGTCGTGGATCACGGCGCGGACGCGCATGCGCGGCAGACAGTTCCTCGAGCACGTCGTCCTTCTGCCGATGTCGGTACCGAGTCTCGCCTTCGCGCTGGGAGTCAGCTTCTTCTGGCTATGGTTTCCGTGGAGCGTCTACGGCACGGTCTGGATCATCATCATCGGCTTGATCGGGCGCTACATCAGCTACTCCGTGCGATCGATCACCAGCAGCCTGATCCAGATTCATCCCGAGCTTGAAGAGAGCGCTCGCATCTCGGGCTTCGGCTGGGGGAGCACGATGTGGCGCGTCACGCTACCGCTCGTCCTGCCCGCGATCATCTCCAGCTGGGTGATGGTCTACTCGATCTTCATCTCCGAGCTGTCGATGGTGCTTCCGCTCTACACGACGAGTTCTCGCACGCTGTCGATCCTGAGTTTCGACACCTGGGCGGTCGGGGAATTCTCCCTCGTCGCCTCGCTTTCGCTGCTGCAACTGCTGCTTGGCGTCGGCGTCATGTGGTTCGTCACGCACATCACGAAACAGCGGCAGATCGCGGCAACTTGA
- a CDS encoding FAD-dependent oxidoreductase has translation MNVEECDVLVIGSGAGGLSAAVTAAWHGLKVIVAEKEPVFGGTTAWSGGWMWAPLNPLAKRAGIVEDIDAPRTYLRNVLGNNFDEARVEAFLTAVPEMVAFFEEKTALQFEDGNRICDTYGTVPGAGTGGRSVIAAPYDARRLGALVKRLRHPLRETTFLGMTIQAGPDLAAFMNFTRSPKALAHVARRLGRHVIDLALHRRGMQLRNGLALVGRLLQSAADLGVELREASPAIRLLVEGGMVRGAVLDRPDGELEVRASYGVVLAAGGFPQEAERRREIFPADEQHWTLAVPSATGDGLRLGESAGGIVDRAVAAPGAWCPVSLVPFFDGTTGRFPHIIERGKPGIIGVLANGRRFCNEGDGYHDYVAAMLAAAPDGEEVASWLICTRAFQRRYGLGIARPTPLPVEPYIKSGYIKVGATIAELAKACGIDPTGLEKTLAEYNKHAREGADPEFGRGSTPYNRLQGDATNKPNPCVAPIDQGPFYAVKVLPGSFGTFAGLKTDGSARVLSASDEPIPGLYAAGTDMASVMGGHYPAGGINLGPAMTFGYIAGRHLASHPN, from the coding sequence ATGAACGTAGAAGAGTGCGATGTTCTGGTGATCGGCTCCGGTGCCGGCGGCCTGTCTGCCGCTGTCACCGCTGCCTGGCATGGTCTCAAGGTCATTGTGGCCGAGAAGGAGCCGGTCTTCGGAGGCACAACCGCGTGGTCGGGCGGGTGGATGTGGGCGCCGCTCAACCCGCTGGCCAAACGCGCCGGCATTGTCGAGGACATCGATGCACCGAGAACCTATCTTCGGAATGTCCTCGGCAATAATTTCGACGAGGCGCGCGTCGAGGCCTTCCTCACCGCCGTGCCGGAGATGGTCGCCTTCTTCGAAGAGAAGACCGCTCTGCAATTCGAAGACGGCAACAGGATATGCGACACCTACGGCACTGTTCCAGGCGCTGGGACGGGAGGGCGCTCGGTCATCGCCGCTCCATATGACGCCCGTCGCCTGGGAGCACTCGTCAAGCGCCTCCGCCATCCGCTGCGTGAGACGACCTTCCTGGGCATGACCATCCAGGCCGGTCCAGACCTCGCTGCCTTCATGAACTTCACGCGCTCGCCGAAAGCTCTGGCTCATGTTGCGCGGCGCTTGGGCCGGCACGTCATCGACCTCGCCCTCCATCGCAGGGGCATGCAACTCCGCAACGGCTTGGCGCTTGTCGGCCGGCTGCTCCAGTCCGCAGCCGATCTCGGAGTGGAGCTGCGTGAAGCGTCCCCCGCGATCCGACTGCTGGTCGAGGGCGGTATGGTTAGAGGTGCGGTTCTGGATCGGCCGGACGGCGAGCTCGAAGTCAGGGCAAGCTATGGCGTCGTGCTCGCAGCCGGCGGATTTCCGCAGGAGGCAGAGCGGCGGCGGGAGATCTTTCCAGCCGACGAGCAGCATTGGACGCTCGCCGTTCCATCCGCGACGGGCGACGGTTTGCGGCTGGGCGAGTCGGCTGGCGGCATCGTCGACAGGGCGGTCGCGGCTCCCGGGGCTTGGTGCCCGGTTTCACTCGTTCCTTTTTTCGACGGCACGACCGGCCGCTTTCCGCACATCATCGAGCGCGGCAAGCCGGGCATCATCGGCGTGCTCGCGAACGGCCGGCGCTTCTGTAACGAGGGCGATGGCTACCACGATTATGTCGCCGCTATGCTTGCCGCCGCGCCGGATGGAGAGGAGGTCGCGTCCTGGCTGATCTGCACGCGCGCCTTCCAGCGCCGGTATGGGCTGGGCATCGCCCGACCGACACCGCTACCCGTCGAACCCTATATTAAGTCCGGATACATCAAGGTCGGTGCGACGATCGCCGAGCTCGCAAAGGCTTGCGGCATCGATCCCACGGGTCTCGAAAAAACCCTCGCAGAATACAACAAGCATGCGCGAGAAGGAGCTGACCCTGAGTTTGGCCGAGGCTCTACGCCATACAACCGACTTCAGGGCGATGCCACCAACAAGCCGAACCCTTGCGTCGCACCAATCGATCAAGGGCCATTCTATGCGGTGAAGGTCCTGCCCGGCAGCTTCGGTACGTTCGCGGGGCTCAAGACGGACGGCAGCGCGCGGGTGCTCAGTGCATCCGATGAGCCCATCCCAGGCCTCTACGCGGCCGGTACCGACATGGCGAGTGTGATGGGCGGTCACTATCCGGCCGGCGGCATCAATCTCGGTCCGGCCATGACGTTCGGCTACATCGCCGGCCGGCATCTGGCCAGTCATCCAAATTAG
- a CDS encoding alpha/beta fold hydrolase produces the protein MQTNAVPAASWDRIPVIIRFPEKLAMVETYGFSGNQGEVVLEGQHLLPRNCPSDTLFLLMHPASTLQLLPIPAALAAAGIHVLCAGSRYAKNDSALIMEKVAYDLGAYIRYAKEELKYRKVVLVGWSGGGSLSLFYQAEAEAPTVRETPAGDPYDLTGADLTPADGVIFIAAHLSRAETLTEWLDPSVIEENDPDARDPEFDIYREGFRNGPPFSPDFVAAFRERQRQRNGRITSWAIDTLARLRERNDGERERAFVVHRTMCDVRWLDPTLDPNDRRPGWTYLGDPRIANSAPAGLARFSTLRSWLSQWSLTRSNVTAARNASRIRRTPVLQIENSADDAVPATHNPIVREALGTADKEFVVIKGATHYYVGQPELLRECLEVIRDWSQRHGFAD, from the coding sequence ATGCAAACTAATGCGGTGCCGGCGGCCAGCTGGGACAGGATCCCGGTCATCATCCGGTTCCCGGAAAAGCTGGCCATGGTCGAGACCTACGGGTTCTCGGGCAATCAGGGCGAAGTCGTGCTTGAGGGACAGCACCTGCTGCCGAGAAACTGCCCGTCGGATACCCTCTTCCTGCTGATGCATCCCGCTTCGACCCTGCAACTGTTGCCGATTCCGGCGGCTCTCGCGGCGGCCGGCATCCATGTGCTGTGCGCCGGCAGCAGATACGCAAAGAACGACAGCGCCTTGATCATGGAGAAGGTCGCCTACGACCTGGGCGCCTATATCCGCTACGCGAAGGAAGAGCTGAAGTATCGCAAGGTCGTGCTCGTCGGCTGGTCGGGGGGCGGCTCCCTATCGTTGTTCTATCAGGCTGAGGCGGAGGCTCCCACGGTCAGAGAGACGCCGGCAGGCGATCCCTACGACCTGACGGGTGCCGACCTCACGCCCGCAGACGGCGTGATCTTCATAGCTGCCCATCTCAGCCGTGCGGAAACGCTGACCGAATGGCTCGATCCGTCGGTTATCGAAGAAAACGATCCCGACGCTCGCGACCCCGAGTTCGACATCTACCGGGAGGGTTTCCGGAATGGACCACCGTTCTCACCCGACTTCGTCGCGGCCTTCCGTGAGCGGCAGAGGCAGCGCAACGGCAGGATCACATCCTGGGCCATCGATACCCTCGCACGGTTGCGCGAACGGAACGACGGGGAGCGCGAACGCGCTTTCGTCGTGCACAGGACGATGTGCGACGTGCGTTGGCTCGACCCGACGCTCGACCCCAACGACCGGCGCCCCGGCTGGACCTATCTCGGCGATCCCCGGATCGCCAATTCCGCCCCGGCCGGCCTTGCCCGCTTCTCGACACTCCGATCCTGGCTGTCGCAATGGTCCCTCACCCGATCGAACGTGACGGCGGCACGCAACGCATCCCGCATCCGCCGAACTCCGGTTCTACAGATCGAAAACAGCGCGGACGATGCGGTGCCGGCGACACATAACCCAATCGTGCGCGAGGCCCTCGGCACAGCCGACAAGGAATTCGTCGTGATCAAGGGCGCCACGCATTATTACGTCGGACAACCCGAACTCCTCCGGGAGTGCCTTGAGGTCATCCGTGACTGGAGCCAACGGCACGGGTTTGCCGACTGA